The Salvelinus sp. IW2-2015 unplaced genomic scaffold, ASM291031v2 Un_scaffold3360, whole genome shotgun sequence genome window below encodes:
- the slc25a44b gene encoding LOW QUALITY PROTEIN: solute carrier family 25 member 44b isoform X1 (The sequence of the model RefSeq protein was modified relative to this genomic sequence to represent the inferred CDS: substituted 1 base at 1 genomic stop codon): MQQNRNIQIIEWEDLDKRKFYSFGVFMTMTIRATVYPATLIRTRLQVQKGKSLYNGTFDAFFKILRAEGVRGLYRGFMVNTFTLISGQAYITTYELVRKYVSNYSKDNTVKSLVAGGAASLVAQTITVPIDVISQQLMMQGQGKHLTRFRVKLKTEADGKTKMAFGQTRNMIAQIFAADGFRGFYRGYVASLLTYIPNSAVWWPFYHFYAEQLSKMAPSDCPHLLLQAMAGPLAAATASTVTNPMDVVRARVQVEGRTSVIETFRHLLAEEGFWGMTKGLSARIISSIPTAIVMVVGXETLKRVSLRPXLVDSRHW, translated from the exons ATGCAACAGAACAGGAACATCCAGATCATTGAATGGGAggacctggacaagaggaagtTCTACTCCTTCGGGGTATTCATGACCATGACCATCCGGGCCACCGTCTACCCGGCCACCCTCATCCGCACCAGGCTGCAAGTGCAGAAGGGKAAGTCGCTCTACAACGGGACCTTTGATGCCTTCTTCAAGATCCTGCGGGCCGAGGGCGTGCGGGGCCTCTACCGCGGCTTCATGGTCAACACCTTCACTCTCATATCGGGCCAGGCTTACATCACCACCTACGAGCTGGTGAGGAAATACGTCTCCAACTATTCCAAGGACAATACCGTCAAGTCTCTGGTGGCTGGTGGCGCGGCYTCCCTGGTCGCACAAACCATCACTGTCCCCATAGACGTGATTTCCCAGCAGCTGATGATGCAGGGCCAAGGGAAGCACCTGACTCGCTTCCGGGTCAAGCTCAAAACGGAGGCCGACGGGAAGACCAAAATGGCATTTGGCCAAACCAGGAACATGATTGCTCAGATCTTTGCGGCCGACGGTTTCCGAGGCTTCTACAGGGGATATGTGGCCTCCCTTCTAACATACATCCCAAATAGCGCGGTCTGGTGGCCTTTTTATCATTTTTACGCAG AACAGCTATCCAAAATGGCGCCCAGTGACTGCCCTCATCTACTACTCCAAGCCATGGCCGGACCACTAGCTGCTGCGACTGCATCCACTGTCACCAACCCCATGGATGTGGTCAGAGCTAGAGTGCAG GTTGAAGGCAGGACCTCCGTCATCGAGACGTTCAGGCACCTGCTGGCAGAGGAGGGATTCTGGGGGATGACCAAAGGGCTGTCTGCACGCATCATATCCTCCATTCCRACCGCCATCGTTATGGTCGTGGGCTARGAAACCCTCAAGAGAGTGAGCTTGAGACCGGWGCTGGTCGACTCCAGACACTGGTAG
- the slc25a44b gene encoding LOW QUALITY PROTEIN: solute carrier family 25 member 44b isoform X2 (The sequence of the model RefSeq protein was modified relative to this genomic sequence to represent the inferred CDS: substituted 1 base at 1 genomic stop codon), whose amino-acid sequence MQQNRNIQIIEWEDLDKRKFYSFGVFMTMTIRATVYPATLIRTRLQVQKGKSLYNGTFDAFFKILRAEGVRGLYRGFMVNTFTLISGQAYITTYELVRKYVSNYSKDNTVKSLVAGGAASLVAQTITVPIDVISQQLMMQGQGKHLTRFRVKLKTEADGKTKMAFGQTRNMIAQIFAADGFRGFYRGYVASLLTYIPNSAVWWPFYHFYAAFQSTNLPQRFTEQLSKMAPSDCPHLLLQAMAGPLAAATASTVTNPMDVVRARVQVEGRTSVIETFRHLLAEEGFWGMTKGLSARIISSIPTAIVMVVGXETLKRVSLRPXLVDSRHW is encoded by the exons ATGCAACAGAACAGGAACATCCAGATCATTGAATGGGAggacctggacaagaggaagtTCTACTCCTTCGGGGTATTCATGACCATGACCATCCGGGCCACCGTCTACCCGGCCACCCTCATCCGCACCAGGCTGCAAGTGCAGAAGGGKAAGTCGCTCTACAACGGGACCTTTGATGCCTTCTTCAAGATCCTGCGGGCCGAGGGCGTGCGGGGCCTCTACCGCGGCTTCATGGTCAACACCTTCACTCTCATATCGGGCCAGGCTTACATCACCACCTACGAGCTGGTGAGGAAATACGTCTCCAACTATTCCAAGGACAATACCGTCAAGTCTCTGGTGGCTGGTGGCGCGGCYTCCCTGGTCGCACAAACCATCACTGTCCCCATAGACGTGATTTCCCAGCAGCTGATGATGCAGGGCCAAGGGAAGCACCTGACTCGCTTCCGGGTCAAGCTCAAAACGGAGGCCGACGGGAAGACCAAAATGGCATTTGGCCAAACCAGGAACATGATTGCTCAGATCTTTGCGGCCGACGGTTTCCGAGGCTTCTACAGGGGATATGTGGCCTCCCTTCTAACATACATCCCAAATAGCGCGGTCTGGTGGCCTTTTTATCATTTTTACGCAG CATTTCAAAGCACAAATCTTCCACAACGTTTCACAGAACAGCTATCCAAAATGGCGCCCAGTGACTGCCCTCATCTACTACTCCAAGCCATGGCCGGACCACTAGCTGCTGCGACTGCATCCACTGTCACCAACCCCATGGATGTGGTCAGAGCTAGAGTGCAG GTTGAAGGCAGGACCTCCGTCATCGAGACGTTCAGGCACCTGCTGGCAGAGGAGGGATTCTGGGGGATGACCAAAGGGCTGTCTGCACGCATCATATCCTCCATTCCRACCGCCATCGTTATGGTCGTGGGCTARGAAACCCTCAAGAGAGTGAGCTTGAGACCGGWGCTGGTCGACTCCAGACACTGGTAG